DNA sequence from the Betaproteobacteria bacterium genome:
GGGGCCAGGCGAAATACAGGTACCGGGAGGCTTCCAAGCTGCAATTTTTCCAGGCCTTCTCCGGATCGTTCATTCATGCCGGCGAAAGCGAGGACGACCGGATATTTCTTGATGGCCTCGGCAAACTGTGAGTCATAGTCCAGCGAAGGTCGCAGATCGCTTAACTTCGCCTGGTATTCCGCGTTCGACTTGAATGCAGTCTTGCCCAGCATTTCAAGTGTGTCGAGGCCTGAGCTGTTGTCGGGTTCCGTAAACAAAACGTCAAATCCCACGACCTTGAGCTTGTAAGTGTCGAAGAGCTGTTTAAGCAATAACACCCAGCGGTCGCGCGAAAGCGGCCAGCGGCCCTCGGCGGCAAGCGTACGTTCATCAACATCGATGATGACGACGCGAGGATCGATTGTTTCCGGCATCGTGGCGCGGAGGCGAATGTCGTAGGCCTGTTCTTCCAGGCGCTGAAGAAATGTAATCGGGCTGCTTTGCGTACTGTAAAACTTGTAGCTGAAATCCAGGACGTAATAGAAAACAAACAGCACGACAATTCCCAAACCCAGACTCGCGCGAATAATCGCGTTGATCGAAGAAAAATACTTGGTCCACAGCGCCGAGAGTTTATTCATGGAAAAGTTTGGTATTCAGCAGATCGGGCCGCGCGATTGCGCAGGTGAAATCCCGCATGAAAAATGCGACCTTTTGGATTCTTCAGCATCAACCGTGCCTCCCAGCGCGAATGCGGTTTATCGAGTGAGCGCCCAAGTGTTGTCGCACGAAGTTTACTCTAAAGCTGTCGCGTGATGATCGCGCGTCTCTCGCAATTTGTGGATGAACGCCAGCACTGGCGGGCTTCTCAGGGCAAAAATGCCTGAAGCACCGCACCAGTGCTGGAGTTTGTCCTGTCGCGCGTGATCGATATACTGGCCCTCTCAAAATCGGTGTTTTGAAGGCAGCGCATGCGAGCAAACATATTCAGGGTATTCGTCGTAATGATGTTCAGCCTGGGCCTCAATGGCATCGAAACGGCGCAGACTGCGGCGGCTGCCGCCTCGCCGCCCGCCATTGTTCTCGCCAAGGTCCTTGACCCATCCGTCGACCCGGCGGACTATTTCGTCAGCGAAAAATTTGATGGCGTGCGCGCCATCTGGGATGGCGAGGTGCTGCGATTCCGCAGCGGCAATGTAGTCAATGCGCCGGCGTGGTTCATCGCCAAATTGCCAAAGCAATCGCTCGATGGCGAACTTTGGCTCGCGCGCGAAACATTTGAAGTCCTATCCGGCTACGTGCGCAAGACCGATCCGGTCGACGAGGAGTGGCGCCAGATCAAGTACCAGATTTTCGAATTGCCTGGCGCGCCCGGTCGATTTGAAGAACGCTATGCGCGAATTCAGGCCATCGTCAAACAAGCCGCTTGGCCACAGTTGGTGGCGGTTCACCAATTTCGAGTGAGCGACCGCGCAGAACTGAAGCGCAAGTTTGATGGGGTGGTGAAAGCAGGAGGAGAGGGCCTGATGTTGCATCGTGCCGACGCGCTGTATGTGACCGGGCGCAGTGATGTATTGCTCAAGTTGAAACCACTCGACGATACCGAAGCGATCGTCGTCGAGCACATTCCCGGCAAGGGCAAGTACGCGGGAATGCTTGGCGCATTGCGGGTGGAGGCGCCCGATGGCAAACGCTTCACGATCGGTACGGGGTTTACGGATGCCGTGCGCAGGGATCCGCCGCCGGTGGGGTCGACGATTACCTACACCTATCGCGGGCTCACGCGAACCGGTGTGCCGCGATTTGCGAGTTATTGGCGGGTGCGGGAGAAGTTTTGAGACGGCGGATCATAGAGTATTGCGACGAAAACTCCAGCACTGGTGCGGATTTTCGGGCGAAATAGCCCGGAGAGGCGCGCGGGTTCTTGAGTTTTGACTTTGTGTCAGAGGTAGGAAGCGGGAATCCCTTTTCGGCGGAGCCGAAAAAGCCGCCTCGGCACTTGCAGGCGCCTCGGATTCGCGAGGCACTCGACATGCCGCAGGGCATGTCGAGTGTCCACGCTCATCCCGCGTCCGGTCCGGACGCGGATTCGATTCCCGCAAACTGCAATATCAAAAAGAAATGCCACCCGATAAAGCTGGGTGGCATTTCCTTTTGCTGGTGGAGCCGGCGGGAATCGAACCCGCGTCCGCAAGCCCTCTACAGGCCGCTCTACATACTTAGATCCCCATATTTGATTCTGACCACACACACGCCAAGGGGCGGGCTTATGTGCAGCGGGTCACCTTGATTTAACCGCCGGCCAAGTGACCCGACCGGTAGCGATCCTCGTTAATGACTCTGCTGTGTATTGCTACACCCGGCGTTGAGGCCCACCGGTGCAGAGTCCAGCCGGTATTAAGCGGCTAGAGCGTAGTTTTCGTCGTTTGCGACTATTGATTTGCGGTTGTATTTACGAGGTGACCACCCCTCGGTATGCACGGTTCTGCTTTGTAGCCCACGTCGAAACCAGGTCGGCCCCGAATTCGATATGTGGTGTGATTCTACGTGGATATGGGGACTTTGGCTGGGATTTCAAGCGGGCACGGCGGCAGGTGCCACAATAGCGCCTTGGGGCCATTCGATCGTAATTCGGGCACCGCCCATAGTGGACTTGGAGATTACCGCCTTTCCGCCGTGCCATTCGGCGATGCGTTGCACGATGGCAAGCCCAAGTCCGGTGCCACCGCCAGTAGTATTCCGGGTGCGGCTTTCGTCGAGGCGCGCAAACGGGACGAACAGCTTCGCGTGATCGGCTACCGGAATCCCGGGGCCATCGTCATCGACATGAATGAAATAGCGGTTGTTGCGTGCATCGACCTGGACTTCGACGCGCGATTTCGCAAACCGCAGCGCATTACGCACCAGATTCTGTACGGCCCGTGCCATAAACTTTGGCTCGCACGCGGCATCGGTCACGTGCGACTCCACCGCGACGGGAATGCTGATGTCGCTTGCCTGCGCAGCTTCGATTTCGTCTTCAATTGCGTTTGGCAACCAACTCTCGACCGGTACGGGTGCAAGGATCATGTCGGGTGCGGCGGTGTTGCGTTCCAGGCGCGAGTACAGCAGCATTTCCTGGACCAGTGCATCCAGTTCGTCCACGTCCTGATGCATTTTCTTTAGAAGTTGTTCGCGCTCGCCCGTGGTCTGTGCATCCTCGGCCAGCGTGATGGCAAAACGCAATCTCGCCAGTGGCGTTTTCAGTTCGTGCGAGACGGCGTTGGTGAGATCTCGGTGCGAATCGACGAGGCGGCCGATGCGTTCCGTCATGCGGTTGAAGGAGTTTGCGATCGGTCGCAGGGCAGAGCTTGCGCGCATTTGCAGGTCGATTGCGAAGTTGCCTTCGCCGACTTTTTCGGCAGCGGACTCCAGTTTTTTCATGTCGCGCCAGAACAGCCTCAACCAAAGAAGCAGGGCGATCGCATAAAGGGACGATTCCACCATCCAGGTAAATACAATGGGACGGAAAACGCCGAAGATGAGTGGCATGGGCGGCGCGGGTGCGACCAGCACCGCGACAAAATCGGTGTCAAAAAGCGTGCGGTACATGATGAGCCCGCCATTGTCGGGGAGCGTATGCAAATGTACGCTGCCACTGGCAATCTGCTCAATGGCGCCGCTGGGGAGTTCGCCGCTGGATCTGAGGCTATCCAGCTTTTGCAGGTGCGCCGGGGCGCCGATACGTTTCTGCAGCACTTCGACGCGCGCGGACCACTCGGCTTGTGGATATGGGCGCAGGGCTTCTTCGAGAAAGACAAACGTCCGCCGCACGCGCTCCTGGCTCGCGTTCGCGGCGGTTTCACGAGTGGTGTGGTCGAATACCTGTTTCTGGATCAGGAACGACGTCAGCGACGTGAGCAGGATGAACACCCACAGCTTGAGAAATAGCTTACCCACGGCGCGCAATATTTACCAGGCAGACGGGCTGAAAAGATACCCGTGTGGACGAACCGTCTTGATGTGCGCTGAGCCGATCGCATCGTCGCCGAGCTTGCGGCGCAGGCGCGAGACGCGCGAATCGATGGATCGATCGATTCCATCGTAGTCCAGTCCGCGCAGCGATTTGAGGATCTCGTTGCGTGGCAACACGCGTCCGGCGTTACAGGCCAGCAGCCAGAGCAAGTCGAACTCCGCCGTGGTGAGGTCCACTTTATTGTCGCCGATCTTCACGTCGCGCGAACTCTTGCTGATGCGTAGCTGGCCAAACTGTAGTACGTCGCCATTGGCGGCAATTTTTTCCTGCGTGGCTGAACGGCGCAGGATTGCCTTGATATGCGCCAGCAGTACCCGCGGTTGAACCGGCTTGGCGAGATAGTCGTCGGCGCCCATCTCAAGGCCAAGCACCTGGTCGATGTCCTCGTCGCGCGCGGTAAGCATGATGATCGGTACTTCCGACCCTTGGGTTCGCAACGCACGGCAGATGTCAAAACCATCCATGCCCGGGAGCATCACATCGAGCACAATCAGATGTGGCTGTTCCGCGGCGATGCGCGCCAGGGCCGCGTCGCCGCGATGCTCAATGGTTACCTGAATGTTGCGCTTGCCGAGATATTCAGCAGTAAGGCGCGCAAGTTCGACATCGTCTTCAATGACCAGTACGCGATAGGCTTGCCCGGTAGCTGTATGAAGGCTATCGGGATCGTGTTCGCGGCGTGGGGAGGATGCAAGGGAAGTGGGGGTCGTGGGGGATGGCATTGCGTATCCTTGCAGCATGGCTGTCTCCGACAGGATTGTGCAATTATCAAGGATACGTGGGGAAAAGTGCGCGTGTGTAGCGCTATGTAGCCAAATATCGCCAAGCGCCGGATCAGCCGGCACGTGACGCCTGGATAAATGCCGTGATATCGGCGGGTGAGTTCATCCACGCGGCGGCCGGCCAGTTATGCGGCGCGGACGTTACACCCAGGTAGCCATACAACGCAACGATTCCACGCATGCCGGCCGCATTCGCGGCATCGATATCGCGTACATCGTCACCAACATAAAGGCAATTTGCGGGATCGATCTTGATCAGCCCGGCAGCGTGCAAAAGTGGGTCAGGATGAGGTTTGGCGCGCGCACAGGTGTCACCGCAAACCACGCAGGCAGCGCGTGGCGAAATCCCCAGTGCGTCGAGCAGGGGAACGGTAAATCGCGTCGCCTTGTTAGTAACGATTCCCCAGGCAATGTCGCGCTGCTCAAGGTCATCGATGACATCGGCGATACCGTCGAACCATCGGCTGTCGATGCAGAGATTGCGCGCGTATTCTTCGTGAAATGCATCGCGCAAGGTAAGGAAATCAGCGTCGGCGGGTCTGATATTGAATCCCGCCTCAAGCATGCCGCGCGCACCGTTGGATACATGTGGCCGTAGTATCGACAGCGGTAGCGGTTCAAGACGGCGCTGGTGGCGGACGGCATTCAGTGCCCGCGCCAAATCCGGTGCGGTGTCCGCGAAAGTGCCATCCAGGTCAAACAGAACCGCGCGGACCGTCGCGCTGGACGCCAACTGCATGGTGTGAAATCAGGCGCGCAGCAGGTTGAGCGGTTTGAAATCGCGGTCGAATATTCCGCGAGCCGACCCGCCCCACCAATTTTCGATCATGGTCGTGTAAAGCGAGCGATAGTCGATGACCGGTGCCGGTCCATCGATGGAAAAGACATCGATCACCGGTATCGCCTCGCCATACAGCCCGCCGTTGACGCGGCCCCCTGTAACCATGTGCACGGAAGACCAGCCGTGGTGCGTTCCTCTTTCTGCGTTTTCTTTCGGGCTGCGGCCAAACTCATCATAGGTGGCGACCAACGTCCTGTCCCATCGGCCGATTTCCTGCATGCCATGTCGAAATGCGGCGAGACCGGTTGCGAGACGTTCAAGCGCTGCACCATGAAACTTGAGCTGGTTCCAGTGAGTGTCGAAGGCGTCGTGTTGATCGCCGTTTGCCGCATTGATCGTGATATGGACCACGGGCGGCGCCATGCCGGCGGCAGCGAGTTGTACCGTGGCTCTTAATGCATCGCCGAACTCGCCGACCGGAAATGGCGTTTTCAGTGAAACACGTTTGCTTTGCATGAATGATTTTGCCACCTCGCGAGCAGGTGTGGACGTCAAATACTGCGTACCTTCCACCTTCTGAAGCGCGAGCCATTCTGACGGATGCTGCATGTTTACAACGCGGACTTTGTTGCCGCGGAAAGGGCCCATTGGATCGCCTTCGCGAATATCGAGGTCACCGAAGCCAATTGCGTCAGGTGCCGGTCGTTGCCAACGGCATATGGCGGGCGGTGGAATTCGCGGTCAGCGCGCGGGTCAGCCAGACATCGGTAAGGTACTGGTCGATGCTTGCCACGGTGAACTGCATTTCCAGGTCCCGATAGTGCTGGTTGGTGACTTCCTGCTGACCGATGCCCTGAACAAGCGCCAGTTCACGCGATTCCCATAGCGGCATGATCGCGCTCATGCCAGGGTGAAAACCGTGCCGGTCAGTGATCTTGATGACCTGATCGCGCTTCAATGCGAGTGTTGGTCGCAGCTTCGCGTATCGCTCGTTGGTGTATGGCACGAACGTGTTGTACGAATCGTTGCCGCCTTTGAGATAGATCAAAACCAGCAAGCGGGATTCGGCATGCGTAGCAGGAGTGGCTGCGCTCGCAAACTGCCACGGCATTCCCAGCAGCGGCGCCGCGGAGGCGAGCGAGAGAAATTTTCGGCGACGGGGGTTCATGTTCACAAGGGTTTGTGGCAGGCCACGATGTAGTTTACTGACACATCACAGCCCAGCGCGTAGTGTTTGGTGATGGGATTGTAGGTCATTCCGGTGAACTCATTCACGGTCAGACCGGCATCGCGCGCCATGCCGGCCAACTCGGCGGGTGTGATGAAACGCCGGTACTCGTGCGTACCCTTTGGCAGCATGTTCAAAACATATTCAGCGCCGACGATGGCGAACAGGAATGATTTTGGATTCCGGTTTAGGGTAGAAAAGAACAGTTGCGCCCCTGGCTTGGCTAATTTGGCACAGGCTAGTACCGTTGATGCCGGATCCGGAACATGCTCAAGCAATTCCATGCACGTGACGCAGTCGTAGCTGCCCGGTTGTTCGCGCGCGATATCCTCGGCCGCGATCAATCGGTAGTCCACCGTTTGTCCGCTTTCGAGTAAATGCAGTTTTGCAACGTTCAGGGGTTTTTCAGAAAGGTCGATGCCGGTCACGATCGCGCCCTTTGCGGCCATGCTTTCGGCAAGAATGCCGCCGCCGCAACCGATGTCGATGACGCGCTTGCCGGCGAGTCCCACGAGTCGATCGATGTAATTCAATCGCAGTGGATTGATTTCGTGCAGCGGTTTGAATTCGCTGTTTGGGTCCCACCAGCGGGTTGCCAACGCGCCAAACTTGGCAAGCTCTGCAGGGTCGACGTTATCGTGTGGGTGGGTATGTGTTGTCATGATAATTTAAGTATTTTTCGTCAGTGTTCTTCAAACCGCTGTTGCCACATCGCGGCTTTGGCGTTGAGTTCGTTGAGATCAAGTTTAGTAAGGACGCGATTGTCAAGCAACAGTTCCCCCGCAACCCAGACATGCGAAACGTGTTCGCGGCTGGCGGCATGGAACAGGTGCGATACCGGATCATAGACCGGCTGCGTTTCTACCGATGACAAATCGATGGCGGTCAGGTCTGCGGCTTTGCCGGGAACGATCGAACCAATTTCACTTTCCCATCCGAGAGCGGCCGCGGCATTGAGTGTCGCCATTTCCAATGCCTGATGGACCGGCAACGCCGAGGCATCGCCGGTAACACCTTTCTGCAGCAGGGTCGCGAGGCAAGTCTCGGCGAGCATGTCCAGCCGATTGTTACTGGCGGCGCCATCGGTGCCGACGCCAACGTTTACGCCGGCGTCGAGCAACGCCTTGATCGGCGCGATTCCGCTTCCGAGTTTGAGATTGGACGCCGGGCAATGGGCGACGTGAACGCTGCGTCGCGCGAACAACTCAATTTCTTGCGGTGTAAGGTGAACGCAATGCACGGCGATCAGGTTCGGCCCAAGTATCCCCAGTTGTTCCAGGCGCGCGATCGGCCGGCAGCC
Encoded proteins:
- a CDS encoding DNA ligase; its protein translation is MFSLGLNGIETAQTAAAAASPPAIVLAKVLDPSVDPADYFVSEKFDGVRAIWDGEVLRFRSGNVVNAPAWFIAKLPKQSLDGELWLARETFEVLSGYVRKTDPVDEEWRQIKYQIFELPGAPGRFEERYARIQAIVKQAAWPQLVAVHQFRVSDRAELKRKFDGVVKAGGEGLMLHRADALYVTGRSDVLLKLKPLDDTEAIVVEHIPGKGKYAGMLGALRVEAPDGKRFTIGTGFTDAVRRDPPPVGSTITYTYRGLTRTGVPRFASYWRVREKF
- a CDS encoding ATP-binding protein, whose amino-acid sequence is MGKLFLKLWVFILLTSLTSFLIQKQVFDHTTRETAANASQERVRRTFVFLEEALRPYPQAEWSARVEVLQKRIGAPAHLQKLDSLRSSGELPSGAIEQIASGSVHLHTLPDNGGLIMYRTLFDTDFVAVLVAPAPPMPLIFGVFRPIVFTWMVESSLYAIALLLWLRLFWRDMKKLESAAEKVGEGNFAIDLQMRASSALRPIANSFNRMTERIGRLVDSHRDLTNAVSHELKTPLARLRFAITLAEDAQTTGEREQLLKKMHQDVDELDALVQEMLLYSRLERNTAAPDMILAPVPVESWLPNAIEDEIEAAQASDISIPVAVESHVTDAACEPKFMARAVQNLVRNALRFAKSRVEVQVDARNNRYFIHVDDDGPGIPVADHAKLFVPFARLDESRTRNTTGGGTGLGLAIVQRIAEWHGGKAVISKSTMGGARITIEWPQGAIVAPAAVPA
- a CDS encoding response regulator, with product MPSPTTPTSLASSPRREHDPDSLHTATGQAYRVLVIEDDVELARLTAEYLGKRNIQVTIEHRGDAALARIAAEQPHLIVLDVMLPGMDGFDICRALRTQGSEVPIIMLTARDEDIDQVLGLEMGADDYLAKPVQPRVLLAHIKAILRRSATQEKIAANGDVLQFGQLRISKSSRDVKIGDNKVDLTTAEFDLLWLLACNAGRVLPRNEILKSLRGLDYDGIDRSIDSRVSRLRRKLGDDAIGSAHIKTVRPHGYLFSPSAW
- a CDS encoding HAD-IA family hydrolase, with translation MQLASSATVRAVLFDLDGTFADTAPDLARALNAVRHQRRLEPLPLSILRPHVSNGARGMLEAGFNIRPADADFLTLRDAFHEEYARNLCIDSRWFDGIADVIDDLEQRDIAWGIVTNKATRFTVPLLDALGISPRAACVVCGDTCARAKPHPDPLLHAAGLIKIDPANCLYVGDDVRDIDAANAAGMRGIVALYGYLGVTSAPHNWPAAAWMNSPADITAFIQASRAG
- a CDS encoding DUF1501 domain-containing protein, with the translated sequence MGPFRGNKVRVVNMQHPSEWLALQKVEGTQYLTSTPAREVAKSFMQSKRVSLKTPFPVGEFGDALRATVQLAAAGMAPPVVHITINAANGDQHDAFDTHWNQLKFHGAALERLATGLAAFRHGMQEIGRWDRTLVATYDEFGRSPKENAERGTHHGWSSVHMVTGGRVNGGLYGEAIPVIDVFSIDGPAPVIDYRSLYTTMIENWWGGSARGIFDRDFKPLNLLRA
- the ubiG gene encoding bifunctional 2-polyprenyl-6-hydroxyphenol methylase/3-demethylubiquinol 3-O-methyltransferase UbiG, which produces MTTHTHPHDNVDPAELAKFGALATRWWDPNSEFKPLHEINPLRLNYIDRLVGLAGKRVIDIGCGGGILAESMAAKGAIVTGIDLSEKPLNVAKLHLLESGQTVDYRLIAAEDIAREQPGSYDCVTCMELLEHVPDPASTVLACAKLAKPGAQLFFSTLNRNPKSFLFAIVGAEYVLNMLPKGTHEYRRFITPAELAGMARDAGLTVNEFTGMTYNPITKHYALGCDVSVNYIVACHKPL